The Corylus avellana chromosome ca8, CavTom2PMs-1.0 genome has a segment encoding these proteins:
- the LOC132191083 gene encoding stemmadenine O-acetyltransferase-like: MEVKIISKECIKPSSPTPPNLKTHRLSLLDQFSSFGYIPVIFFYPMNQSISNNAAVDHIVSQRSHSLKQSLSEILTRFYPFAGKIKDHLSIDCNDEGVFYLEAYLNCHLVDCLRQPNIASFEKFLPRESWKGPTEGDHVAMIKVTTFACGGIAIGVLVSHMIADGISLSVFLKDWAATARKASEKVVCPNFDASSIFIQNGAYSREAIMTALSKPCKSGRCIVRRIVFDASAIASLKANATRSSVQNPTRVEVVSAFLWKCTMTAFKATSGIQRPTFITHAVNLRRRANPPFTESSIGNILWGTGELCTADEIDLICMVSKLREAITKVNVDFVKNLQGDGGFFKLWELVKARTGAVSSMAFSCGMDYIGFTSWCNFGVYDIDFGWEKPMWVSLVGATGDSETVFRSRIYLMDTRSGNGIEAWVLLDKEDMTMLAQDQELLAFASLDPSPIE; encoded by the coding sequence ATGGAggtcaaaattatttccaaagagTGCATTAAACCCTCTTCTCCAACGCCCCCTAATCTGAAAACCCACAGGCTCTCCCTCTTGGACCAATTCAGTTCTTTCGGCTATATTCCTGTCATCTTCTTCTATCCCATGAACCAAAGCATAAGCAATAATGCTGCAGTTGATCATATTGTCTCTCAAAGATCACATTCGCTAAAGCAATCCTTATCAGAAATCCTAACTCGCTTTTACCCATTTGCTGGCAAAATCAAAGATCATCTCTCCATTGATTGTAATGACGAGGGGGTGTTTTATTTAGAGGCTTATCTAAATTGTCATCTTGTTGATTGCCTCCGCCAGCCTAATATCGCATCCTTCGAAAAATTTCTTCCCCGAGAATCATGGAAAGGGCCAACTGAGGGAGACCACGTAGCTATGATAAAAGTGACCACCTTTGCATGCGGCGGCATTGCCATTGGTGTCCTTGTTTCCCACATGATCGCTGATGGAATTTCCTTGAGTGTCTTTCTCAAAGATTGGGCAGCCACTGCTCGGAAGGCATCTGAAAAAGTTGTATGTCCTAATTTTGACGCCTCATCGATTTTCATACAAAACGGTGCGTATTCTAGAGAAGCCATTATGACGGCTTTGTCCAAGCCCTGCAAATCGGGCAGGTGTATAGTAAGGAGAATTGTGTTTGATGCCTCAGCCATTGCATCACTTAAAGCCAACGCAACCAGATCAAGCGTGCAAAACCCGACAAGAGTTGAGGTTGTGTCGGCATTCCTATGGAAATGCACCATGACTGCCTTCAAGGCCACTTCTGGTATTCAAAGGCCAACCTTTATTACCCATGCAGTGAATTTGCGCCGCAGAGCAAATCCGCCATTCACGGAATCTTCCATAGGAAATATACTTTGGGGAACAGGCGAGTTATGCACAGCCGATGAGATAGATTTAATTTGCATGGTCAGCAAGCTTAGAGAAGCAATAACGAAAGTCAACGTTGATTTTGTTAAAAACCTACAAGGTGATGGAGGGTTTTTCAAGCTGTGGGAACTTGTGAAAGCAAGGACTGGAGCAGTCTCAAGCATGGCATTTTCTTGTGGAATGGATTACATTGGGTTTACCAGTTGGTGTAACTTTGGTGTCTATGACATTGATTTTGGGTGGGAAAAGCCAATGTGGGTAAGCCTTGTAGGTGCAACTGGCGATTCGGAAACGGTGTTCCGAAGTAGGATATATCTAATGGATACAAGATCCGGCAACGGAATAGAAGCATGGGTTTTGTTAGACAAAGAAGATATGACTATGTTAGCGCAAGACCAGGAACTTCTTGCTTTCGCTTCTTTGGATCCTAGTCCCATAGAATAG